GATCGGGCCGTCACGCCATACCAGCTTGCCCTCTTCCAGAAAAGGCTCCTGGGTGTAACGGCGCAGGCCGCGACCGACCACGGTGTTGACGTCTTCATGCATCAGGCCTGCATCAAGCAGCTCACGGATGAGGAACGACATGCCGCCTGCGGCCTGGAAGTGATTGATGTCAGCCTTGCCGTTCGGGTAGACGTGCGAAAGGGTCGGCACGACTTCCGACAGGTCAGCCATGTCCTGCCACGTCAGTTGAATGCCCGCGCACTGGGCAATCGCCGGCATGTGCAGCGTGTGGTTGGTGGAACCGCCGGTCGCGTGCAGGGCAACAATCGAGTTGACCAGCGAACGCTCGTCCACAATCTCTCCCAGAGGGATGAAGTCGCCGCTTTGTTTGGTCAGGCGCGTGACCTGGAACGCCGCCTCGCGGGTCAGGGCATCGCGCAGCGGCGTGTAGGGATTGACGAAAGAGGCACCCGGAAGATGCAGCCCCATGACCTCCATCAGCAACTGGTTGGTGTTCGCCGTGCCGTAAAAGGTGCACGTGCCCGGGCCGTGATAGGACTTCATCTCAGAGTCCAGCAGCTCTTCGCGGGTCGCTTTGCCTTCGGCGTAGCGCTGACGCACGTCGGCTTTCTCCTTGTTGGAGATGCCCGACACCATCGGCCCGCCCGGCACAAAAATGGTCGGCAGATGACCGAAGCGCAGCGACCCCATCAGCAGGCCGGGCACAATCTTGTCGCAGATGCCCAGCATCAGCGCACCGTCGAACATGTTGTGGGAAAGCGCGACCGCCGTTGCCATCGCAATGACTTCTCGACTGGCGATACTCAGTTCCATGCCCGGCTCGCCCTGGGTGACGCCGTCACACATGGCCGGAACGCCACCGGCAAACTGGCCAACCGAGCCTATTTCGCGCAGCGCCGTTTTGATCTGTTCGGGAAAATGTTCGTACGGCTGATGCGCCGAGAGCATGTCGTTGTAGGAGGACACGATGGCGATGTTGGCCGCGTTCATCATGCGCAGGCTGTTCT
The nucleotide sequence above comes from Pseudomonas lutea. Encoded proteins:
- the edd gene encoding phosphogluconate dehydratase → MHPRVLEVTERLIERSRETRQRYLQLIRGAASDGPMRGKLQCANFAHGVAACGPEDKNSLRMMNAANIAIVSSYNDMLSAHQPYEHFPEQIKTALREIGSVGQFAGGVPAMCDGVTQGEPGMELSIASREVIAMATAVALSHNMFDGALMLGICDKIVPGLLMGSLRFGHLPTIFVPGGPMVSGISNKEKADVRQRYAEGKATREELLDSEMKSYHGPGTCTFYGTANTNQLLMEVMGLHLPGASFVNPYTPLRDALTREAAFQVTRLTKQSGDFIPLGEIVDERSLVNSIVALHATGGSTNHTLHMPAIAQCAGIQLTWQDMADLSEVVPTLSHVYPNGKADINHFQAAGGMSFLIRELLDAGLMHEDVNTVVGRGLRRYTQEPFLEEGKLVWRDGPIESLDENVLRPIARPFSAEGGLRVMEGNLGRGVMKVSAVALEHQIVEAPAKVFEDQQDLADAFKAGELECDFVAVMRFQGPRSNGMPELHKMTPFLGVLQDRGFKVALITDGRMSGASGKIPAAIHVCPEASDGGPLALVRDGDLIRVDGVKGTLQLLIEPAELAAREPAIGRLSHNVGSGRELFGFMRMAFSSAEKGASAFTSNLETLK